From a region of the Seleniivibrio woodruffii genome:
- the speD gene encoding S-adenosylmethionine decarboxylase has product MAEQTTISAEPDRWKKLVDEAVQAKVWGIASSFDIYDCNPDTIRSAEAIKQFVLELCDLIEMKRFGETVVVHFGEDEKVAGFSMTQLIETSLISAHFANLTNTVYLDVFSCKPYDPSVVEAFATKFFGGSRCNTNVNLRY; this is encoded by the coding sequence GACAACAATTTCCGCGGAGCCCGACAGGTGGAAAAAACTTGTTGACGAAGCGGTTCAGGCAAAGGTCTGGGGCATAGCCTCCAGTTTCGATATTTACGACTGCAATCCCGACACGATAAGAAGCGCAGAAGCCATAAAACAGTTCGTTCTCGAACTCTGCGATCTCATAGAAATGAAACGTTTCGGAGAAACCGTTGTGGTTCACTTCGGCGAAGACGAAAAGGTCGCCGGATTCTCCATGACCCAGCTGATTGAGACATCCCTCATTTCGGCGCATTTTGCTAACCTTACAAACACGGTATATCTGGACGTTTTCAGCTGCAAACCCTATGACCCTTCTGTGGTGGAAGCCTTTGCCACAAAGTTTTTCGGCGGTTCACGCTGCAATACAAACGTTAATCTCAGGTACTGA
- a CDS encoding GNAT family N-acetyltransferase produces MLTLSVTDDYDGCRKLWERFIPQNVIFDLWDVRNCFHRAFGRRLCFVTAEKDGLTVGFLPLCIVPETSTLAYFPGETWHGKTWLEQNRTVADSRETLNAMIDFACEKHGLGYHIRYLLPDNGLSIDVEDETGYIFVPSAHSCSMEGYYSSFSGKNAKKMKKESSVYEESVTVVYDRAEDFEVLIKMNTDNFGTDSYFSDPRFADGFRNLASYLNRNGMLRVTSVLVDGEFAAVDAGSIYKNVYTLLAGGTSPKFRGIAKFINTLHLKYSCEMNFDHADFLCGDFGWKAMFHLQPRPLYKLSNTDESVFEKSAEACHA; encoded by the coding sequence ATGCTCACCCTTTCAGTTACAGACGACTACGACGGATGCCGCAAACTCTGGGAACGTTTCATCCCGCAAAACGTAATTTTTGATCTGTGGGACGTGCGCAATTGTTTTCACAGGGCGTTCGGGCGCAGGCTATGCTTTGTAACCGCTGAGAAGGACGGACTGACAGTGGGCTTTCTGCCCTTGTGCATAGTTCCCGAAACCTCCACCCTAGCCTATTTTCCGGGCGAAACATGGCACGGCAAAACCTGGCTGGAACAGAACAGAACAGTTGCCGACAGCAGAGAGACACTCAATGCCATGATAGATTTCGCCTGCGAAAAGCACGGCCTAGGATATCACATACGCTACCTTCTGCCCGACAACGGACTTTCAATAGACGTTGAGGACGAAACGGGATATATCTTCGTTCCCTCAGCCCATTCATGTTCAATGGAGGGGTATTACTCCTCTTTTTCAGGAAAAAACGCCAAAAAAATGAAAAAGGAATCATCGGTATATGAAGAATCCGTCACCGTAGTTTATGACAGGGCGGAGGATTTCGAAGTGCTCATCAAAATGAACACCGACAATTTCGGCACTGACTCCTATTTTTCAGATCCCAGATTCGCAGACGGATTCAGGAATCTTGCAAGCTATCTGAACAGAAACGGAATGCTTAGGGTAACGTCTGTTCTGGTAGACGGCGAGTTTGCCGCTGTGGATGCCGGAAGCATCTATAAAAACGTTTACACGCTCCTTGCAGGCGGCACATCACCTAAATTCAGAGGCATAGCCAAATTTATAAACACGCTCCATCTGAAATACTCATGCGAAATGAATTTTGACCATGCGGATTTTCTCTGCGGCGATTTCGGCTGGAAAGCCATGTTCCACCTTCAGCCACGCCCGCTTTATAAACTGTCAAACACCGACGAATCCGTCTTCGAAAAATCTGCGGAGGCCTGCCATGCGTGA
- a CDS encoding ATP-grasp domain-containing protein — MREMRVLVTGSTPDYNEIIHQRYGSETLFLTDKNQSAEWNGFKPPKKDECLFDLRDISGAVEAIIKHAETHNIGFSGITCFDCEALPLAARIAERLGLRFSPLAAIENARSKAGSHLIWQTKSIPCPHTIKLFSPDDVEQAEKTAKFPAVIKPATGSGSELVFLVKDIAETAEKYLYITDRIGCHPNQRMYPTCGCTLEEYIEGDEFSCDWVMKDGQAEIIRIAEKVRDDSLSFGTALAYIVPPSKPLDTEKLKKILVNGARTLGFSEMIAMTDFLVKDGEIYLIEMTPRFGGDCLPDTVMASAGFDIFRAALDYAADGEISVPDLWLTTASVRILADRKGSLDRVDIQPDERIIFTRIEREKGHKIVLPPENYFSRIIGHVVFRPDEKKCVHEQIREIRSKISVEYA, encoded by the coding sequence ATGCGTGAAATGCGTGTTCTGGTGACGGGTTCAACACCCGACTACAACGAGATAATCCACCAGCGTTACGGAAGCGAGACCCTATTTCTCACCGACAAGAACCAGAGCGCAGAATGGAACGGATTCAAACCGCCTAAAAAGGATGAATGCCTGTTCGACCTGAGAGATATTTCAGGAGCCGTTGAGGCGATAATTAAACACGCAGAGACCCACAACATAGGCTTTTCGGGCATAACCTGCTTCGACTGCGAGGCTTTGCCCCTTGCCGCCCGCATAGCTGAGAGGCTCGGACTCAGATTCTCCCCCCTGGCGGCCATCGAAAACGCACGCTCCAAAGCAGGCTCACACCTCATCTGGCAGACAAAGAGCATCCCATGCCCGCACACAATAAAGCTCTTTTCCCCTGACGACGTTGAGCAGGCGGAAAAGACCGCAAAGTTCCCCGCCGTTATAAAACCAGCCACAGGGAGCGGCAGCGAGCTTGTGTTTCTTGTTAAGGATATAGCGGAGACCGCAGAAAAATATCTGTACATAACCGACAGAATAGGCTGTCACCCGAATCAGCGCATGTACCCCACCTGCGGATGCACCCTTGAGGAATATATCGAAGGGGACGAGTTCAGCTGCGACTGGGTGATGAAAGACGGACAGGCGGAGATAATACGCATCGCCGAAAAGGTGCGGGATGATTCCCTCTCCTTCGGAACGGCTCTGGCATACATTGTTCCCCCCTCAAAGCCTTTGGACACCGAAAAGCTCAAAAAGATACTGGTGAACGGAGCCAGAACCCTCGGTTTCAGCGAAATGATAGCAATGACCGACTTTCTGGTGAAGGACGGTGAGATTTATCTCATAGAAATGACTCCCCGTTTCGGCGGCGACTGCCTGCCCGACACCGTAATGGCATCCGCCGGATTCGATATTTTCCGTGCGGCTCTGGACTATGCCGCAGACGGCGAAATCTCAGTCCCCGACCTCTGGCTGACAACCGCATCCGTGCGGATTCTAGCAGACAGAAAAGGCTCGCTGGACAGAGTTGATATTCAGCCTGATGAAAGGATTATCTTCACCCGCATCGAGCGGGAAAAGGGTCACAAAATTGTCCTGCCCCCCGAAAACTATTTCTCACGGATCATAGGCCATGTGGTCTTCCGCCCCGATGAGAAAAAATGCGTCCACGAGCAGATACGGGAGATACGTTCTAAAATTTCGGTGGAATACGCCTGA
- a CDS encoding diaminopimelate decarboxylase family protein — protein MYIEEHSEALKHLLKHRTPALPQELLNKCVAKVHSMADVFLSAAEKFGSPLYFIDKQALLNSADLFRSAFSSKFDDFTPYFAMKSCNHPYIIRTLAEAGFGIDVSSGVELQTAIGCGAEKIVFSGPAKTLKELSLAAEYSDRVTILCDSFTELNKLSSLGRNVRIGVRLTTENNPLWRKFGIPLDELQRFIMTAAEIKHISFCGVQFHSSWNLTPDNHTALIKLIGETIAELPEKLRNMIEFMDIGGGYWPEDGEWLLADSAEEMKLNKQLLKNPCDPLDHRCVPSTGIDIYADAVWAAVETHIRPHLKCAIYAEPGRWVCHESIHLLLRVEDIKLPDIAITDGGTNMIGWERFEMDYFPVVNVSDISMTEHPMMILGSLCTPHDIWGHTFHGGGVKIGDVLVIPNQGAYTYSLRQNFIKSVPESVVFDGKNINGVNCTSF, from the coding sequence ATGTATATTGAAGAACACTCGGAGGCGCTGAAACACCTCCTGAAACACCGCACCCCTGCCCTGCCGCAGGAACTTCTGAATAAATGCGTTGCAAAAGTACATTCCATGGCGGATGTTTTCCTTTCGGCAGCCGAAAAATTCGGTTCCCCTCTCTATTTTATAGACAAACAGGCACTTTTAAACAGCGCAGACCTTTTCAGATCGGCTTTTTCGTCAAAATTTGACGACTTCACGCCCTATTTCGCAATGAAAAGCTGTAATCATCCGTATATTATCAGAACTCTGGCGGAAGCAGGTTTCGGAATAGACGTTTCAAGCGGCGTTGAGCTTCAGACGGCCATAGGCTGCGGAGCAGAAAAAATAGTGTTCAGCGGCCCCGCAAAAACGCTGAAAGAACTTTCACTGGCGGCGGAATATTCGGACAGAGTGACCATACTCTGCGACAGCTTCACCGAGCTTAACAAGCTGTCCTCTCTGGGCAGAAACGTGCGCATAGGCGTGCGGCTCACCACTGAAAATAACCCTCTGTGGCGCAAGTTCGGGATACCGCTGGATGAGCTGCAAAGATTCATCATGACCGCCGCGGAGATAAAACATATCAGCTTCTGCGGGGTGCAGTTCCACTCAAGCTGGAACCTCACACCGGATAACCACACGGCGCTTATAAAACTCATCGGCGAAACAATAGCCGAACTGCCGGAAAAATTGAGAAATATGATTGAGTTCATGGACATAGGCGGGGGCTACTGGCCGGAGGACGGCGAATGGCTTCTGGCTGATTCCGCAGAGGAGATGAAGCTGAACAAACAGCTGTTAAAGAATCCCTGCGACCCGCTGGATCACCGCTGTGTGCCTTCAACAGGCATAGATATCTATGCGGATGCAGTCTGGGCGGCAGTGGAAACTCATATCAGACCGCACCTGAAATGTGCAATATATGCCGAACCGGGCAGATGGGTCTGCCACGAGTCAATCCACCTTCTTCTGAGGGTTGAGGATATAAAACTTCCGGATATCGCCATAACCGACGGCGGCACGAATATGATAGGCTGGGAAAGGTTCGAGATGGACTACTTTCCGGTGGTGAACGTTTCAGATATTTCCATGACCGAGCACCCTATGATGATCCTCGGTTCTCTCTGCACGCCCCACGACATCTGGGGACACACATTCCACGGCGGCGGCGTAAAAATCGGCGACGTACTGGTGATTCCCAATCAGGGGGCATACACCTACAGCCTCAGGCAGAATTTCATTAAATCCGTACCAGAAAGCGTTGTTTTTGACGGCAAAAACATAAACGGGGTAAATTGCACTTCATTTTAA
- a CDS encoding acyltransferase family protein, which produces MQYRKDVDGLRSIAVLPVILYHAGISAFSGGYVGVDIFFVISGYLITGIISAEMAEGTFSVSNFYVRRIKRIFPALYFMMFATIIMSWFLLLPEHFRNFGKSVAATVFFGSNFFFWKQSGYFDEAAETKPLLHTWSLGVEEQFYILFPLFLFWLYRKRKNAGFAVTAVFAVSLLLSVFLTYRKPEMSFYLLPTRAWELMLGSMLALGVFRRTDNYAVLNVLSAAGFGMIAASVVLFNSATPFPGYSALIPCVGTALVIYAGERGIINRILSLRPMVFIGLLSYALYLWHWPFIAFRNYYKNLVGDVFFVSDWFAIGLTFLLAVISFYLVEQPFRRMKFTSPRRLFIGTAAVMALFTLAGAVVYKTDGMPSRMPESVSVVTDVQESTYRSTECYYRDPMKAKISNLCRMGDSDRLPSFIVWGDSHALSLTDGMNRYGQENGITGVFAGKSSCPPLRLVRILLNDVPTNCRQFNDIIFNEVTADAGIRDIFLVGRWEVYSGKPMLGNDFGTEITLDSALTKNVIEKDNLKVFEEALIRTVGSLERAGKNVYFVMDVPEVPYDVPSEMGKIEYFKHVFPALTSFVSSTLPYSHYEERNEDVLKVLERVRQKTNVKVIDIQNVFCKDGECRLTESGKSLYADDDHLSIYGSKYVVEQGKWIFDDILKK; this is translated from the coding sequence GTGCAGTACAGAAAAGACGTTGACGGACTCAGGTCGATTGCCGTTTTGCCGGTGATTCTCTATCATGCGGGGATATCAGCTTTTTCCGGCGGCTATGTGGGCGTGGACATCTTTTTTGTAATTTCCGGCTACCTCATAACGGGGATAATCTCCGCTGAGATGGCGGAGGGCACTTTCTCCGTTTCAAACTTCTATGTGCGCCGTATCAAGCGTATCTTCCCTGCGCTCTATTTCATGATGTTTGCCACCATAATCATGTCGTGGTTTCTGCTTCTGCCGGAGCATTTCCGCAATTTCGGAAAGAGTGTTGCCGCAACGGTGTTTTTTGGCTCAAACTTTTTTTTCTGGAAACAGAGCGGCTATTTTGACGAGGCGGCGGAGACAAAACCCCTATTGCATACATGGTCGCTGGGAGTTGAGGAACAGTTTTATATTCTTTTCCCGCTGTTTCTTTTCTGGCTCTACAGAAAGCGGAAAAACGCAGGATTCGCCGTTACGGCGGTTTTTGCCGTGTCCCTTCTGCTCAGTGTTTTTCTGACCTACCGTAAGCCTGAAATGTCTTTTTATCTTCTGCCCACAAGGGCTTGGGAGCTGATGCTCGGCTCTATGCTGGCTCTGGGGGTTTTCAGACGCACCGATAACTATGCAGTGCTTAACGTGCTTTCTGCGGCAGGTTTCGGGATGATAGCGGCATCCGTGGTGCTTTTCAATTCCGCAACTCCTTTTCCGGGCTACAGTGCGCTTATTCCGTGCGTGGGTACTGCACTGGTGATATACGCAGGTGAGAGGGGTATCATAAACCGCATCCTTTCCCTCCGTCCGATGGTGTTCATCGGTCTGCTGTCATATGCGCTCTATCTGTGGCACTGGCCTTTCATAGCGTTCCGTAATTATTATAAGAATCTGGTGGGTGACGTATTTTTCGTTTCCGACTGGTTTGCAATAGGGCTTACTTTCCTTCTGGCAGTTATATCGTTTTATCTTGTGGAACAGCCTTTCAGGCGGATGAAGTTCACAAGCCCCCGCAGGCTGTTCATCGGCACAGCGGCGGTGATGGCTCTGTTCACTCTGGCGGGTGCTGTGGTCTATAAGACAGACGGAATGCCCTCTAGGATGCCCGAATCCGTAAGCGTTGTTACAGACGTTCAGGAGAGCACCTACAGAAGCACCGAATGCTACTACCGTGACCCAATGAAAGCCAAGATAAGCAATCTCTGCCGCATGGGCGACAGCGACAGACTGCCCAGCTTCATAGTGTGGGGGGATTCCCATGCGCTTTCGCTGACAGACGGAATGAACAGATACGGTCAAGAGAACGGCATTACCGGAGTTTTTGCCGGAAAGTCCTCATGTCCGCCTCTGCGTCTGGTGCGTATTCTGCTGAACGATGTTCCCACCAACTGCCGCCAGTTTAACGATATTATCTTTAATGAAGTGACCGCCGATGCCGGAATAAGGGATATCTTCCTTGTTGGCAGATGGGAGGTTTACTCCGGAAAACCCATGCTGGGCAACGATTTCGGCACCGAGATAACTCTGGACAGTGCCCTTACCAAAAACGTTATAGAGAAGGACAATCTGAAAGTTTTCGAAGAGGCGCTCATCCGCACAGTGGGTTCTCTGGAGCGGGCGGGCAAGAACGTTTATTTTGTTATGGACGTTCCGGAAGTGCCCTATGACGTGCCTTCGGAAATGGGTAAAATAGAGTATTTTAAACACGTTTTTCCTGCGCTGACCTCATTCGTGTCCTCAACTCTTCCCTACAGCCATTATGAAGAGCGGAACGAGGATGTTTTAAAGGTTCTGGAGCGTGTGAGGCAGAAGACAAACGTAAAAGTCATAGATATTCAGAACGTATTTTGCAAAGACGGTGAATGTAGGCTTACCGAGAGCGGAAAATCCCTTTATGCGGATGACGACCATCTTTCAATTTACGGTTCGAAATATGTTGTGGAGCAGGGGAAATGGATTTTTGACGATATTTTGAAAAAATAA
- a CDS encoding MarR family winged helix-turn-helix transcriptional regulator: MKKESSVCNCVNIRRASQAVTEIYDGYLSESGLKIGQFSMLRHISYMEPVNVSRLAEKMRLDRTTLVRGLKILEKEGYVADTSDAGTRSRSLKLTVEGHNVLAEAEPMWQAAQKHLEEHMGKDTLKDLVSLLSKLESLTP, translated from the coding sequence ATGAAAAAAGAAAGCTCGGTCTGCAACTGCGTAAACATCCGCAGGGCATCGCAGGCAGTCACAGAAATTTATGACGGATATCTTTCGGAGAGCGGTCTGAAAATCGGCCAGTTTTCCATGCTGAGACACATCAGCTACATGGAGCCTGTTAATGTCAGCAGACTGGCTGAGAAGATGCGTCTGGACAGAACCACCCTTGTCAGAGGGCTGAAGATATTGGAAAAAGAGGGATATGTCGCCGACACATCCGATGCGGGAACCAGAAGCAGAAGCCTGAAACTGACAGTTGAGGGTCACAATGTTCTTGCTGAGGCAGAACCCATGTGGCAGGCGGCTCAAAAACATCTGGAAGAACATATGGGCAAGGACACTCTGAAAGATCTGGTCTCTCTCCTTTCAAAGTTGGAATCCCTCACGCCCTGA
- a CDS encoding (Fe-S)-binding protein has protein sequence MKQQLIKRIKDFLFNHPENLHPATGKKFYDEPDVFFASADDPIFEKFKDVVSPEHLTPKEIIELEYGEGSYSGGTVIVIVQAIQEDVRKSNRSRTEMASAEWAMSRAYGDEIFLKTRIKEIAGQLKEEGYKAVMPWLSDWFRVMRNKRDLTSNWSERHAAYAAGAGTFGLNDGFISDKGMSIRIMTIVTDLVIEPDVRQEGSHTRSCLFLSKGLCGACIKRCPADAISKDGHDKMKCYMFVYGEASKKFAVEAGGLEKAGSGCGLCQTKVPCEFRNPMAKIA, from the coding sequence ATGAAACAGCAGCTAATCAAAAGGATAAAAGACTTTTTATTCAACCATCCGGAAAATCTGCACCCCGCCACAGGTAAAAAGTTTTATGACGAACCGGATGTTTTCTTCGCCTCCGCAGACGACCCCATATTCGAAAAATTTAAAGATGTGGTCTCGCCGGAACATCTGACCCCAAAAGAGATAATAGAACTGGAATATGGCGAAGGCAGTTACAGCGGCGGAACCGTCATTGTAATTGTTCAGGCCATTCAGGAGGACGTGCGGAAAAGCAACCGCAGCCGCACGGAAATGGCTTCTGCAGAGTGGGCTATGAGCCGAGCTTACGGTGATGAGATTTTTCTGAAAACCCGCATCAAAGAGATAGCCGGACAGCTGAAAGAGGAAGGGTACAAGGCTGTGATGCCATGGCTTTCAGACTGGTTCAGAGTTATGCGGAACAAAAGAGACCTGACCTCAAACTGGTCGGAGCGCCACGCCGCATATGCCGCAGGAGCAGGCACCTTCGGGCTGAACGACGGATTTATCAGCGACAAAGGGATGAGCATCAGGATCATGACCATTGTCACCGACCTTGTGATAGAGCCGGACGTGCGTCAGGAAGGAAGCCATACCCGCAGCTGTCTTTTCCTCTCAAAAGGACTCTGCGGGGCATGCATAAAAAGATGTCCAGCGGATGCTATCTCAAAAGACGGCCACGACAAGATGAAATGTTACATGTTTGTATACGGAGAGGCATCGAAAAAGTTTGCTGTTGAGGCAGGCGGACTGGAGAAGGCGGGAAGCGGATGCGGACTGTGCCAGACGAAAGTCCCCTGCGAGTTCCGAAATCCAATGGCAAAGATAGCTTAG